The Shewanella zhangzhouensis genome has a window encoding:
- a CDS encoding SDR family oxidoreductase: protein MQNVLILGANGQIAQWVVKALADQQDIRQTLLLRNPQKLTGTEPANARVVIGNVLDKVLLKDAMVGQDLVYANLIGEDLDKQAQAVIEAMGSAGVKRLVFVLSLGIYDEVPGKFGEWNQALIGEDLKPYRRTADLIEASGLDYTLLRPAWLTDEDEVDYEITAKGEDFKGTVVSRRSVAGLISQIILSPETHMGGNLGINKPNTDGDKPYFMP, encoded by the coding sequence ATGCAAAACGTCCTTATTCTCGGTGCCAACGGCCAGATTGCCCAGTGGGTGGTCAAAGCCCTGGCCGACCAACAAGATATTCGGCAGACCCTGTTACTGCGCAATCCCCAAAAACTCACCGGCACCGAGCCTGCCAACGCCAGGGTGGTGATTGGTAATGTGCTCGACAAGGTGTTACTTAAAGACGCCATGGTGGGTCAGGATTTGGTTTACGCCAACCTGATTGGCGAAGACCTGGATAAGCAGGCTCAGGCGGTCATTGAAGCCATGGGCTCAGCAGGCGTAAAGCGGCTGGTATTTGTGCTTTCGCTGGGGATTTACGACGAGGTGCCCGGCAAGTTTGGCGAGTGGAATCAAGCCCTGATTGGTGAGGACCTCAAGCCTTACCGCCGCACGGCCGACCTTATCGAGGCATCGGGATTGGATTACACCCTGTTGCGCCCGGCCTGGCTGACGGATGAAGACGAAGTGGACTATGAAATCACCGCCAAAGGCGAGGATTTTAAGGGCACAGTGGTTTCACGCCGGAGTGTGGCCGGGCTTATCAGCCAGATAATACTCAGTCCCGAGACCCATATGGGGGGGAACTTAGGCATTAATAAGCCCAATACCGATGGCGATAAGCCTTACTTCATGCCCTGA
- a CDS encoding YheV family putative zinc ribbon protein, whose protein sequence is MSISRKRFVAGAKCPKCGASDSIVLFKDHGVETVECVECDYREQQAEEKVAQKASGAVIGVFKPD, encoded by the coding sequence ATGAGTATTTCCAGAAAACGATTTGTGGCCGGTGCCAAATGCCCCAAGTGTGGCGCGAGCGACAGCATAGTGCTGTTTAAAGACCATGGGGTGGAAACCGTGGAATGTGTCGAGTGCGATTATCGCGAACAACAGGCCGAGGAAAAAGTGGCCCAGAAGGCATCAGGCGCAGTGATAGGGGTGTTTAAACCCGACTGA
- a CDS encoding ABC transporter ATP-binding protein, with protein sequence MITLSQAQLIRGSKVLLDEANLTIYPGHKVGLVGANGTGKSSLLALIMGKLSLDKGDIQVPREWRIASVAQETPALEVSALEYVLDGDVEFRELEAGLRKAEADNDGHAIADLHGKLDAIGGYSIRARAGALLAGLGFSEEKQSVSVKSFSGGWRMRLNLAQALLCRSELLLLDEPTNHLDLDTMFWLEDWIKSYPGTLVLISHDRDFIDAIVDEIVHVENQKLNFYKGNYSTFERTRAERMAQQQVAFERQQRERAHMQSFVDRFRYKASKAKQAQSRLKALEKMTELLPAKADSQFYMEFREPASLPNPLVAMENVSVGYGETPILGKVHLNLVPGARIGLLGRNGAGKSTLIKLLASELKPLTGKYEPNPGLTIGYFAQHQLEYLHMDDSPLMHLQRLAPSHREQELRDFLGGFGFNGDMALSPVAPFSGGEKARLVLALLVWQRPNLLLLDEPTNHLDLEMRHALTLALQTFEGAMVIVSHDRHLLRLTCNDYYLVDAGQVSSFDGDLEDYHQWLLDAAKAAAAKASENDPERPAQDKKQQKRLEAELRQKLSPLRKQQTKLEDEQHKLASRLAVIEERLADTSLYEAQNKAELTKILAERTTLGQQQEESEMAWLELQEQIDAIEQAAQL encoded by the coding sequence ATGATCACCCTGTCCCAGGCCCAGCTTATCCGCGGCAGTAAAGTACTGCTGGATGAGGCCAATCTCACCATTTACCCCGGTCACAAGGTCGGCCTTGTTGGCGCCAATGGCACCGGCAAATCTTCTTTGCTGGCACTGATCATGGGCAAACTCAGCCTGGACAAGGGCGATATTCAGGTTCCCCGGGAGTGGCGCATTGCCTCTGTGGCCCAGGAAACCCCGGCACTGGAAGTCTCGGCACTGGAATATGTGCTCGATGGCGACGTGGAGTTTCGCGAGCTCGAAGCCGGCCTTCGAAAAGCCGAGGCCGATAACGATGGCCATGCCATTGCAGATCTGCACGGTAAGCTCGATGCCATCGGCGGCTACAGCATACGTGCCCGCGCCGGCGCCCTGCTGGCGGGTTTGGGCTTCAGCGAAGAAAAACAGTCCGTCAGCGTAAAGAGCTTTTCCGGTGGCTGGCGTATGCGCCTCAACCTGGCCCAGGCTCTGCTTTGCCGCTCTGAATTGTTGCTGCTTGACGAACCCACCAACCACCTGGATTTGGACACCATGTTCTGGCTCGAGGACTGGATCAAGAGCTACCCCGGCACTCTGGTGCTCATCAGCCACGACCGCGACTTTATCGACGCCATTGTCGATGAAATCGTCCACGTGGAAAACCAGAAGCTCAACTTCTACAAGGGCAACTACAGCACCTTTGAGCGCACCCGCGCCGAGCGTATGGCCCAGCAGCAGGTGGCCTTTGAGCGCCAGCAGCGCGAACGCGCCCACATGCAGTCCTTCGTCGACCGTTTCCGCTATAAGGCGAGCAAGGCCAAGCAGGCCCAGAGCCGCTTAAAGGCACTGGAGAAGATGACAGAGCTCTTGCCCGCCAAGGCCGACAGCCAGTTTTATATGGAGTTTCGTGAACCCGCGAGCCTGCCAAACCCCTTGGTGGCCATGGAAAACGTGTCTGTGGGTTATGGTGAAACGCCCATCCTTGGCAAGGTACATTTAAACCTGGTGCCCGGCGCCCGTATTGGTCTTTTGGGCCGCAACGGCGCCGGTAAATCAACCCTGATTAAACTGCTGGCGAGCGAGCTTAAGCCGCTCACCGGCAAGTACGAGCCCAACCCCGGTCTCACAATTGGCTACTTTGCCCAGCATCAGCTGGAGTATTTGCACATGGACGACAGCCCGCTGATGCACCTGCAACGGCTGGCGCCGAGCCACCGCGAACAGGAGCTGCGGGATTTTCTCGGTGGTTTTGGCTTTAATGGCGACATGGCGCTCTCGCCGGTGGCGCCCTTCTCCGGCGGTGAAAAGGCCCGGCTGGTGTTGGCGCTGTTGGTGTGGCAACGCCCCAACCTGCTGCTGCTCGACGAACCCACCAACCACCTGGATCTGGAAATGCGCCATGCCCTGACGCTGGCACTGCAAACCTTTGAAGGCGCCATGGTGATAGTGTCCCACGACAGGCACCTGCTCAGGCTCACCTGTAATGACTACTATCTGGTGGATGCCGGTCAGGTCAGCAGCTTTGATGGCGACCTTGAGGACTACCACCAGTGGCTGCTGGACGCTGCAAAGGCTGCAGCTGCCAAGGCCAGCGAAAACGACCCCGAGCGCCCTGCGCAGGACAAGAAGCAGCAAAAGCGACTGGAAGCCGAACTGCGCCAAAAGCTCTCGCCCCTGAGAAAGCAGCAAACCAAACTCGAAGACGAGCAGCATAAATTGGCCAGCCGTTTGGCCGTGATTGAAGAACGCCTGGCCGATACCAGCCTGTACGAGGCGCAAAACAAGGCCGAGCTGACGAAAATTCTCGCCGAGCGCACGACTCTGGGTCAGCAGCAGGAAGAAAGCGAGATGGCCTGGCTGGAGCTACAGGAGCAAATCGACGCCATCGAACAGGCGGCTCAGCTCTGA
- a CDS encoding flavodoxin family protein: MKPLFWLVVALVLLAVLALGVLFAVTWIEHRQARKSELMQAAMIGSAAKAPADTAVVYFSRSGNTALAARHVAMRLDAEVIALEAPDYRLGLTGLTQALKDANALKDSEDALPDIVPSRVEMSSFKTVWLGSPVWLYSPAPPIWAFVENNRFDGLKVVLFNTFNSHFGDDHIAEFKARVMARGAISFEHKYILRGRMTQQLTPEEMLQAIDHEWFGD, encoded by the coding sequence ATGAAGCCCTTGTTTTGGTTGGTGGTCGCCCTGGTGCTGCTGGCTGTGCTTGCCCTCGGCGTACTCTTCGCCGTGACCTGGATTGAGCATCGTCAGGCACGCAAGTCGGAGCTGATGCAGGCTGCCATGATTGGCAGCGCCGCCAAAGCCCCGGCGGACACGGCCGTGGTGTACTTTTCCCGCTCGGGCAATACCGCCCTGGCGGCACGGCATGTGGCGATGCGCCTTGACGCCGAGGTGATTGCCCTGGAGGCGCCGGACTATCGGCTCGGCCTGACGGGGCTGACACAGGCTCTTAAAGACGCCAATGCCCTGAAGGACTCTGAGGATGCTCTGCCGGATATAGTGCCAAGTCGGGTGGAAATGAGTTCATTCAAAACCGTCTGGCTGGGCTCACCCGTGTGGCTATACAGCCCGGCACCACCCATTTGGGCCTTTGTGGAAAATAACCGTTTTGATGGCCTGAAGGTGGTGCTGTTCAACACCTTTAACAGCCATTTTGGCGATGACCATATCGCCGAGTTCAAGGCCAGAGTGATGGCTCGGGGGGCGATTTCCTTTGAGCACAAGTACATTCTGCGTGGCCGCATGACCCAACAACTGACCCCCGAAGAAATGTTGCAAGCCATTGACCATGAGTGGTTTGGAGATTGA
- a CDS encoding alpha/beta hydrolase, whose translation MSSIQTVSYRNLGWDVAADLYLPPGFDESKQYPAIVSTHPIGSCKEQTAGNIYAKALAQEGFVVLVHDASFQGASGGTPRFIEDPAIRVSDIRFAVDYLQSLPYVDAQRIGAIGVCGGGAYTIHAGITDHRLKALVSITGVNYGRLIREGFAQFKPRELAQGIAQMRTAQAQGAEPEAANLLPDSVAAAKAAGITDIDVLEATEYYKTARGAKANGATSQLMSFTGAAMGWDAFLNAETLLTQPLMVVIGDKAGGFGAYRDGWEIYSRAASEDKHIVVAEGWSHYDLYDKPEPVAIAMAQVAPFFKQHL comes from the coding sequence ATGAGCAGCATTCAAACCGTCAGCTACAGAAATCTGGGATGGGACGTCGCGGCAGATCTCTATCTGCCCCCAGGTTTTGATGAAAGCAAGCAGTACCCGGCCATCGTCAGCACTCATCCCATCGGCAGCTGCAAAGAGCAGACCGCTGGTAATATTTATGCCAAAGCCCTGGCCCAGGAAGGCTTTGTGGTACTGGTGCATGATGCCAGTTTCCAGGGCGCCAGCGGCGGCACGCCACGCTTTATCGAAGATCCGGCTATCCGTGTTTCCGATATTCGTTTTGCCGTCGATTACCTGCAATCCCTGCCTTATGTCGATGCCCAGCGCATCGGCGCCATCGGGGTGTGCGGCGGCGGAGCCTACACCATACATGCAGGCATAACCGATCATCGCCTGAAGGCCCTGGTGTCCATTACCGGCGTGAACTATGGACGCCTCATCCGCGAGGGCTTTGCCCAGTTTAAACCCCGTGAACTTGCACAGGGCATAGCGCAAATGCGCACTGCCCAGGCTCAGGGGGCCGAACCTGAGGCGGCCAATTTGTTACCGGACTCAGTGGCCGCGGCGAAGGCCGCCGGTATCACCGACATTGATGTGCTGGAAGCCACTGAGTATTACAAAACCGCCCGTGGTGCAAAGGCCAACGGCGCTACCAGCCAGCTGATGTCCTTCACAGGGGCTGCCATGGGATGGGATGCTTTTTTAAATGCCGAAACCCTGCTGACTCAACCCCTGATGGTGGTGATTGGCGATAAAGCGGGTGGCTTTGGTGCTTACCGCGATGGCTGGGAAATATACAGTCGCGCCGCATCCGAGGATAAGCACATAGTGGTGGCCGAGGGTTGGTCTCACTACGACCTGTACGACAAACCCGAGCCCGTCGCCATTGCCATGGCGCAGGTCGCGCCTTTCTTTAAACAACACCTGTAA
- a CDS encoding LysR family transcriptional regulator, translating into MAIEPSLLTSLTWFAHIARHRSFTKAATEMGVTRAALSQHLKALEQQLQVRLLNRTTRNMSLTEEGQRLLDILHPSLTSIEQVISELSESHVEPSGLIRISSSRTAARLLIEPHLGEFLSRYPKIRLELVMDDGLSNIVAEGLDAGIRLGVSLDEHMVAVPITPPLTTAIVGAPSYFQRFGIPESPKDLAKHNCLAYRFTTSGTLDHWSLTSPGPEKHTLVFEPRGNAVFNDDYSMLRAALQGVGLIKHIDLWVQQHLEEGSLMRVFTEWCKPFPGFYLYIPSREQMPKKTRVLMDFLIEKRSLLGERLGKPG; encoded by the coding sequence ATGGCCATAGAACCCTCACTACTCACCTCACTGACCTGGTTTGCTCATATAGCTCGCCATCGCAGTTTCACCAAAGCCGCCACTGAAATGGGGGTGACCCGTGCTGCCTTGTCGCAGCACCTCAAGGCGCTGGAGCAGCAGTTGCAAGTGCGGTTGCTCAATCGCACCACCCGCAATATGTCGCTCACGGAAGAAGGGCAACGCCTGTTGGATATACTGCACCCCTCGCTCACCAGCATAGAGCAGGTCATAAGTGAGTTGAGTGAATCCCATGTCGAGCCATCGGGCCTTATCCGTATCAGTTCATCGAGAACGGCAGCCAGGCTGCTTATCGAACCTCATTTGGGTGAATTTCTGTCGCGTTATCCGAAGATACGTCTGGAGCTGGTGATGGATGATGGCCTGTCCAATATCGTGGCTGAAGGGTTGGATGCAGGGATTCGACTGGGGGTGAGCCTGGATGAACATATGGTGGCCGTGCCTATCACACCTCCACTGACAACGGCCATTGTCGGGGCGCCCTCATATTTCCAGCGGTTTGGCATACCTGAAAGCCCCAAAGATTTGGCAAAGCATAATTGCCTCGCCTACCGCTTTACCACCAGTGGAACATTGGATCACTGGTCGTTAACTTCACCCGGGCCAGAAAAACACACCCTGGTATTCGAGCCCAGAGGCAATGCAGTATTCAACGATGACTACAGTATGCTGCGAGCGGCGCTGCAAGGGGTTGGCTTAATTAAACACATTGATTTGTGGGTACAACAACACCTAGAGGAAGGGAGTCTGATGCGGGTATTCACCGAGTGGTGCAAACCTTTTCCCGGCTTTTATCTCTATATCCCCTCAAGAGAGCAAATGCCCAAAAAGACCCGGGTGCTGATGGATTTTCTGATTGAAAAGCGCAGCCTGTTAGGTGAGAGGCTCGGCAAGCCAGGTTGA
- a CDS encoding alpha/beta hydrolase: protein MSNVTFNNLNGQGITMAAVINFPADFDESKQYPAVVVSHPGGGVKEQAAGLYARKLAEQGLITIAFDRSYQGESTGEPRQLENPHISTEDVSAVIDYLTTLPYVDNNRIGAMGVCAGAGYSANAAINDRRIKALAMVSAVNIGQMFRNGWDGSVADAAALPYIDAGSAARTSDANSGEYSQIPLAPMREEDAPNAELRGAWEYYHTPRCQHPNAPGYALTRNLNQIITYDAYHKAEAFLTQPILAVVGTNAGSKWMSDDLLERAASGDKRLYLVEGADHMDLYDVANYVDEAVSQLAPFFNRHL from the coding sequence ATGTCCAACGTCACTTTCAACAATCTGAATGGTCAAGGTATCACCATGGCCGCCGTCATCAATTTCCCCGCCGATTTTGATGAAAGCAAGCAATACCCCGCGGTTGTCGTCTCCCATCCTGGCGGTGGTGTAAAAGAACAAGCCGCAGGTCTCTATGCAAGAAAACTGGCCGAACAGGGCTTGATCACCATTGCATTCGACCGTTCATACCAGGGAGAAAGCACCGGCGAGCCACGCCAGCTGGAAAACCCCCATATCAGTACCGAAGATGTCAGTGCCGTGATTGATTACCTGACCACACTTCCCTACGTGGATAACAACCGGATTGGCGCCATGGGCGTGTGTGCCGGTGCGGGTTACAGTGCCAATGCCGCTATTAACGACCGCCGTATCAAGGCACTGGCGATGGTAAGCGCGGTTAACATTGGTCAAATGTTCCGTAATGGCTGGGACGGTTCTGTGGCGGATGCTGCGGCGCTGCCCTACATAGACGCCGGTTCCGCTGCGCGCACCTCAGATGCCAATAGCGGCGAGTATAGCCAAATTCCGTTGGCACCCATGCGTGAAGAAGATGCCCCCAATGCAGAGCTGCGCGGTGCCTGGGAGTATTACCACACGCCACGTTGCCAGCACCCCAATGCACCTGGCTATGCCCTGACACGCAACCTGAATCAGATCATCACCTACGATGCATACCACAAGGCCGAAGCCTTCCTGACCCAGCCCATTCTGGCGGTGGTTGGCACTAATGCAGGCAGTAAGTGGATGAGTGACGATTTGCTCGAGCGCGCCGCCAGCGGCGACAAGCGCCTGTATCTGGTGGAAGGGGCCGACCACATGGATTTGTACGATGTGGCCAACTATGTGGATGAGGCCGTGTCGCAATTGGCCCCCTTCTTCAATCGCCATCTGTAA